The Mycobacterium haemophilum DSM 44634 sequence TCACCGAGGCGCTGCGCGAGGAGATGGCGTTGGCCGGCCGCCCGGTGCGGGTGACCACTGTGTACCCGGGCGGCATCAAGACCGCGATCGCCCGCAACGCCACCGCCGCCGAGGGACTCGACGTGAGCAAGATGGCCAGCCGATTCGACACGCGGGTGGCCCATACCAGCCCGCAGCGCGCCGCCCGGATCATCCTCAAAGCGGTGCACAAAAAGAAGGCGCGGGTGCTGGTCGGCCCGGATGCCAAGGTCGTGGACGTGGTGGCACGTTTGGGGGGATCTGGATATCAGCGGCTGTTCGCGCATGTGGCGAGCCGGCTGATCCCCGGTCAACGCTAAAGCTGATATCGCCGCCGGCACCCCTGGTGCCCCCGGCCCGGCCACCCGCGCAGCGCTCCCGAAGGTGCGCTGTTGTACGGCCCACACGGCGTGTCGTTGTACCGACACGCGCCCTCGCGGCAACTAACGGCCCAGCGGGTGTTCTGCCATCCACCCGTCGGCGACCGCCTGCGGGTCCGCACCGCGTGCAACTTGGCGGCGCATCTCGGTCAGGGCCGCGGTATCCAGCACCCCCGCGATTTCGTTGATGGCCAGCAGTTGCCGATCCGTCAGCGCGTTGCGCCGATAGAGCGGCACCACGTTCTCGGCCTGCACCAGCTCGGGTTTGCCGTCGGCCAGCACAATCAGGTCGGTGGGGAGGTCGGGGTTGGCGGTGGTGGCCCAGCCCGCGGTCAGCTGGCCGACCCGTAGCGCGGCGAACATCGTTGGATAATCAGGAAATTCACGCGCGGCGGGCAGCCGGCACGCGCCCACCGCCGAGGGGGTGTGGGCGCCGGCGACCATCCCGACGACCAGCCCGGTGCAGTGGCTGGGCACCAGGCTCACGTCACGGCCACCCCAGACCTTCGCGGTGTCCGGAGTCACGACCAGCGTGGGCTTGTCTTGGGCGGCGGTGGTGTAGTCGCCGGCGGCGATGCCCTCGGGCAGTGCGGAGACCATCGCACGGTAGACCCGAGCATCGGAAAATACCGCTGCACCGGGCTGCAAGATCTGTAACACCTTGCCGGTGAATCCAGGGACGACGGTGAATCCGCCCGAATCCAGTTTCGCCATGGGGTCACTCGCGGTTTCGGCACGCGCCCCGAAACCGTATGACCGCAACGCCGCGACGTAGATGTCGGCCAGCAGTGTGGACTCCGAATCAGGCTTGGACCCGACAACCAGCTCCGGATGACGATCACCGGTGCCGGCCGAGCAGCCAGCCATCGCCAGCGTCCCGGCGAGCAGCAGCGCGGCCAGCCTACCGACCCTCACCCCGCGGTGTCTGACACTTCTGCGGCCAGCGCCACCGCGCTGGCCACCGCTTCCCCGACTCGGAAGTCCAGCGGGCTCGGGACGATCCGGTCGAGAGCGAGGTCGTCGCTGACGACACAGAAGATCGCCTCGGCCGCGGCCACCATCATCTTCTCGGTGATCCGACGCGCTCCAGCATCCAAAGCGCCGCGAAATACCCCGGGGAAGGCGAGCACATTGTTGATCTGATTCGGGAAGTCACTGCGCCCGGTCGCCACCACCGCCGCGTACTTGGCCGCGACGTCGGGGTGTATCTCCGGGTCCGGATTGGATAGCGCGAACACGATCGGATCGGGTGCCATCGTGGCGATCAACTCTTCACCGACCAGGCCCGCCGACACCCCGAGGAACACGTCCGCGCCGGCGAGCGCATCGGCCATGCCGCCGGTGAGACCGTCGGGGTTGGTGCGGTGCGCCAAATCGAACTTGACGCGGTTCATGTCGTCACGCCCGGTATGCAGAATGCCACGCGAATCGAGCACAGTAATTCCTGAAACACCCATGGCGAGGAGGAGATTCGTGCACGCGACACCTGCAGCACCGGCGCCGGACACCACCACCTTCAGCGAGGACATGTCGCGGCCGAGTAACTTGGTGGCGCCCATCAGTGCGGCCAGCACGACGATCGCGGTGCCGTGCTGGTCGTCGTGCATAACGGGGCAGTCCAGCGCCTCGACAACCCGCCGTTCGATCTCGAAGCAACGCGGCGCGGCGATGTCCTCGAGGTTGACGGCGCCAAATGTCGGGCGCAGCCGCACCAGGGTTTCGACGATCTCGTCGGGATCTTTGGTGTCCAGCACGATCGGGATCGCGTTAAGCCCGCCGTATGCCTTGAACAGCGCGCACTTGCCCTCCATCACCGGCAGCGACGCCGCGGGTCCGATGTCACCGAGCCCGAGTACCGCGCTGCCGTCACTGACGACGGCCACCAGGCGGTTCGCCCAGGTGTAGCGGGCGGCATGGGTGCGATCGGCGGCGATGGCGCGGCTGACCTGCGCCACGCCCGGGGTGTAGGCGATCGACAACGCACGTTGGGTGTCCAGCGGTGCCTTAAGCGCTACGGAAAGCTTGCCTCCTACGTGGGCCTGAAAGATCTCGTCGTCGTCGATGACGATCTGTGGCGGCAGGTCGATTTTTGGCACGGGGTCGAGGGTACTGCAGGGCTAGCCGGACGAAACCCAGCTGCTGCTGGAACGCCCGCTGATCGGTGACGGCGCAAAGACGAGCCGCGGGGACGGCGGCGGCGCGGCCGGCCTTCGCGGACTCGGCTCCTTGTTTATCGGCACCGACGGCCTGAGCGGCGGGACCGGAACGCCGGGAACCGCTGGCAATCCCGGCCACGACGGGCGACGGACGCCTAGCGCAGGCCCAGGCTCAGATCAGACCCAGCTCAGTGACGGCCTTGCGCTCGTCGGCCAGCTCGGCGGTCGACTTGTCGATCCGCCCGCGCGAAAACTCGTCGATCTCCAGCCCCTGCACGATCGTCCAGTTGCCGTCCTTGGTGGTCACCGGGAACGAGGAGATCAGACCCTCCGGCACGCCGTACGAACCATCGGATACGACCGCCATCGAGACCCAGTTGCCTGCGGGGGTACCCAGCAGCCAGTCCCGGGCGGCATCGATGGTGGCCGACGCGGCCGAGGCGGCCGACGAGGCGCCGCGTGCATCGATGATCGCGGCGCCGCGCTTGGCGACGGTCGGGATGAAGTAGTCCTCGATCCAGGCCTGGTCGCCCACGACTTCGGCGGCGTTCTTACCGCCGATCTCGGCGTGGAAAACGTCGGGGTATTGGGTGGCCGAGTGGTTGCCCCAGATCGTCATCTTCTTAATGTCGGTGACCGCGGCACCGGTCTTGGTGGCTAGCTGCGAGATCGCCCGGTTGTGGTCCAGACGGGTGAGCGCCGAGAACCGCTCCTTCGGGATGTCGGGCGCATTGGTCATCGCGATCAGTGCGTTGGTGTTGGCCGGGTTGCCGGTCACACCGACGCGGATGTCGGCGGCGGCGACCGCGTTGAGGGCCTTACCCTGAGCGGTGAAGATCGCGCCGTTGGCCTCCAGCAGGTCCCCGCGCTCCATACCCGGTCCACGCGGCCGGGCCCCGACCAGCAGGGCCAGGTTGACGCCGTCGAAGACCTTGGTCGGATCCGCGCCGATCTCGACACCCGCCAACAGCGGGAACGCGCAGTCGTCGAGTTCCATCACGACACCCTCGAGCGCCTTGAGCGCGGGCTCAATCTCGAGCAGACGCAGCTCAATCGGGCGGTCGGGCCCCAGCAGCGAGCCGCTCGCCAAGCGGAACAGCAGGCTATAGCCGATCTGGCCGGCAGCGCCGGTGACGGCGACCTTGAGGGGACTTGCGCTCACTTCGGTTACTCCTTATGGAGAAGGTCTTGGAGGAAACTAGGTCGAAACTAGCGCACCCCTACCGGCCCGAGATTTTCGGTCCAGCAGTGCTGTCCCCCCGCTGGGACCCGTCCGGCAATCGTCGGTCCTCCGCTGTTCTGCCAGGACGCGTACCATAAAGCACCGCTTAATGCACCGGTGCCGCGATGGGAGGTTGAGATGTTCCCGGGGTTTGACGCGTTGCCTGAAGCGCTGAGACCGGTCGCGAAGCCCCAGCCGTATGAGCCCCACGTACATCCCATTTCCCCTCCGCCCGCTGAGCCCTTGGTCGACTGCGGCGTCTATGTCGGAGGCCATCGGCTGCCCGGCAAATACACGACGTACGCCGCCGCACTGAGCAAGGTGCGCGAGATCGAACTGATGGGGCACGAGGGCTTCGTCTGGATCGGGTTACACGAGCCTGACACAAGCCACATGCAGAACGTCGCCGACGTTTTCGGGCTGCACCCACTGGTAGTCGAGGACGCCGTGCACGCCCATCAGCGGCCCAAGTTGGAGCGCTACGACGACACGTTGTTTCTGGTCCTGAAGACCGTCAATTATGTCCCGCACGAATCGGTGGTGCTGGCCCGCCAGATCGTCGAGACCGGCGAGGTGATGATCTTCGTCGGCAAGAATTTCGTGATCACGGTCCGCCACGGCGAGCATGGCGCGCTGTCCGAGGTGCGCACCCGGATGGATGCCGACCCCGAGCATCTGCGGCTGGGCCCGTACGCGGTGATGCATGCCATCTCCGACTACGTGGTGGACCACTACTTAGCGGTGACCAATCTGATGGAAGGCGATATCGACGCCATCGAGGAAGTGGCGTTTGCCCCCGGCCGCAGGCTCAACGTCGAGCCGATTTACCTACTCAAGCGCGAGGTCGTCGAACTTCGCCGCTGTGTTGCTCCACTGTCGGCCGCATTCGGGCGAATGCAAACGGATAACAAAGACTTAATCTCCAAGGAATTGCGCCGCTACCTGCGTGACGTCGCTGACCACCAGACCGAAGCCGCGGACCAGATCGCCAGCTACGACGACATGCTCAATTCACTGGTACAAGCCGCGTTGGCGCGCGTCGGGATGCAGCAGAACAACGATATGCGCAAGATGGCGGCCTGGGCCGGTATCGTGGCGGTGCCCACCATGGTCGCCGCCATCTACGGTATGAACTTCCGTTTCATGCCCGAGCTGAACTGGACGTGGAGCTACCCGGCGGTGATGGCCGGGATGGCCATTATCTGTACGGTCCTTTACTGGCAATTCCGTAACAGGAACTGGCTTTAGCCCGGCGACGATGCGCGCCGCGTGGCGGCGTGAGGAGAAGCCGGGCAATCGGTTCGAGCCCGGCGACGATGCGCGCCGCGTGGCGGCGTGAGGAGAAGCCGGGCAATCGGTTCGAGCCCGGCGACGATGCGCGCCGCGTGGCGGCGTGAGGAGAAGCCGGGCAATCGGTTCGAGCCCGGCGACGATGCGCGCCGCGTGGCGGCGTGAGGAGAAGCCGGGCAATCGGTTCGAGCCCGGCGCCGCAGCGACGAGCGGGCTAACCGGGCAATCGGTTCGAGCTGGGCCTACCGC is a genomic window containing:
- a CDS encoding glycine betaine ABC transporter substrate-binding protein; this translates as MAGCSAGTGDRHPELVVGSKPDSESTLLADIYVAALRSYGFGARAETASDPMAKLDSGGFTVVPGFTGKVLQILQPGAAVFSDARVYRAMVSALPEGIAAGDYTTAAQDKPTLVVTPDTAKVWGGRDVSLVPSHCTGLVVGMVAGAHTPSAVGACRLPAAREFPDYPTMFAALRVGQLTAGWATTANPDLPTDLIVLADGKPELVQAENVVPLYRRNALTDRQLLAINEIAGVLDTAALTEMRRQVARGADPQAVADGWMAEHPLGR
- a CDS encoding NAD(P)-dependent malic enzyme, with translation MPKIDLPPQIVIDDDEIFQAHVGGKLSVALKAPLDTQRALSIAYTPGVAQVSRAIAADRTHAARYTWANRLVAVVSDGSAVLGLGDIGPAASLPVMEGKCALFKAYGGLNAIPIVLDTKDPDEIVETLVRLRPTFGAVNLEDIAAPRCFEIERRVVEALDCPVMHDDQHGTAIVVLAALMGATKLLGRDMSSLKVVVSGAGAAGVACTNLLLAMGVSGITVLDSRGILHTGRDDMNRVKFDLAHRTNPDGLTGGMADALAGADVFLGVSAGLVGEELIATMAPDPIVFALSNPDPEIHPDVAAKYAAVVATGRSDFPNQINNVLAFPGVFRGALDAGARRITEKMMVAAAEAIFCVVSDDLALDRIVPSPLDFRVGEAVASAVALAAEVSDTAG
- a CDS encoding malate dehydrogenase; the protein is MSASPLKVAVTGAAGQIGYSLLFRLASGSLLGPDRPIELRLLEIEPALKALEGVVMELDDCAFPLLAGVEIGADPTKVFDGVNLALLVGARPRGPGMERGDLLEANGAIFTAQGKALNAVAAADIRVGVTGNPANTNALIAMTNAPDIPKERFSALTRLDHNRAISQLATKTGAAVTDIKKMTIWGNHSATQYPDVFHAEIGGKNAAEVVGDQAWIEDYFIPTVAKRGAAIIDARGASSAASAASATIDAARDWLLGTPAGNWVSMAVVSDGSYGVPEGLISSFPVTTKDGNWTIVQGLEIDEFSRGRIDKSTAELADERKAVTELGLI
- the corA gene encoding magnesium/cobalt transporter CorA — translated: MFPGFDALPEALRPVAKPQPYEPHVHPISPPPAEPLVDCGVYVGGHRLPGKYTTYAAALSKVREIELMGHEGFVWIGLHEPDTSHMQNVADVFGLHPLVVEDAVHAHQRPKLERYDDTLFLVLKTVNYVPHESVVLARQIVETGEVMIFVGKNFVITVRHGEHGALSEVRTRMDADPEHLRLGPYAVMHAISDYVVDHYLAVTNLMEGDIDAIEEVAFAPGRRLNVEPIYLLKREVVELRRCVAPLSAAFGRMQTDNKDLISKELRRYLRDVADHQTEAADQIASYDDMLNSLVQAALARVGMQQNNDMRKMAAWAGIVAVPTMVAAIYGMNFRFMPELNWTWSYPAVMAGMAIICTVLYWQFRNRNWL